ATTATACCAATACCAAAGGTCATAATATGCCGTTTTAGATAATAATAGCCATCTCCCACTGTTTGACCTGCTTCTACGAAGCTTGCACTAAAAATATTAACTGTGCCAATAAGGAATAATAATAGGGTAATGCAAATAACAGCTTCTGTGCTACTTCTCCACAATCTTGATAACTTACTCATTTTATTTCTCCTTCACGACTCTCTACCCCTATTATACAAAATTAATTCTTCATACCCAATAACCAATTTGCCATACCATGAATAATATATAAGGAAATAACACTCATAAACTGGGATAATCGAGGTGAGCACATGGAAAGTCTGTCATATCAACTACTAGTAATTGACGATACTACCCATGCCTTGCTCCTTGTAGATGGCAAACAAGGAGAAATAACAGTTGAAATGCCTTACCCCCTAGAATATACCCCTACTGAACTACGATTGTCCTCTGACTACAGTAAAGCTTATATGCCAGTGATCGGAACCAACGGTACTGGTGCAATTTTCGTCGCCAACCTAGAGCAAAAATCAATTTACCGTTTGCCAGTACAACTACCTCCGCCAGCACAATTCACATTAGCTCCGGATGATACTTGTGCCTACATAGCCGATCCCAATGGCAGGCTATACGCTCTTACTATCCCTTCTATGTCCCTAGTTTCTTGGGGAAACCCAGAAGAAGCTTCCTGTGTTGGTCTAGCTGCCAGTTCTAGTGCTGTCTACAGCGTATGGGAACAAGATAATCAAGGTTTTCTTGCAGTTTTCACTCCCATGGGGGAATTAGTACAAGAGTTTCCTATTCCAGGAATTCCAACAAATATCATCTTAGATGATACGGGACATACCGTTTTAATCCCCTTTACTAGTACTGCTTTTACATTAGAAGGAGTTATAGTCTTTAAACCAACAGAGGAAAATGAATCGAGCCCTTGTACTATGATTAGTGATACATGTCTTTATCCTCAGGATAAAAGCAGTTCTCCTGCCTACCCTTGCCACGTCGCAATCTCCTCTAAGGAACAAGTTGCCTATATTGTGAATGAGGAAAGTGGTTCAATTACGGTAATTGATCTCCCGAGTGCCACGATCACCCGCCATATTAAGCTTGGTCGTTCTATCTCGTGCTTACATCTATTGCCAAGCAGTAACTTGGCTATCGCAACTAGCCATATCTTCGCCGATCTTAGTATGATTGATTTGGCAAACGGACGTTTATTATCAACTACAAATACCGAGCGACAACTATTAGGATATATAGCAGTAATACCCTTACCAATTTCAGAATAAAAAAGACTTGGCTTAAATGCCAAGTCCTTTTTTTATTACCTGGCAAACTACTTACTCAGGTTTTTTCCCTAATTGACGAGGCCATTTCCCGCTCCATTTATATTTAACATCACTAGTTTTGCTCTCTGCTTTTTCCATCACAGGATTGACATTTTCTTCTTGCAAAATGACTTCCGCTTTTACTACTTCTTTTGCCTGGAATGCTTTGCCCATGCTTTCCGGTTTGTTGAACTTGGGCTCTTTACTCATTTTAATTTTACTGTTCACTTTTTCATTTGTAACTATTTCTACTTCTACTTTTGGCTCTAGCACTGGCTCTGGTTCTGGCTCTCTTACTTCTTCTGTAAAATCCTCATCACGTCCTGGTTTCATTAAAGTCGGTATCTTACAGTTATCATTCGTGTCTATTATTGTTTCCATTAAAGGGGTCTCTCCAATATCCTCCAAGGATGCTACCGCCATGTTTTTCACGACGCCTTTTTCCATCATCGTCAAGATTAATAGAAAATGCTCTGCTTCTCGCCTTACATGATCTGCTAGCAAGGCAGGAATTAACCCTACTAATCGGCACTCTTCGATCATATCTTGTGCTGCACGTTTAAAATCTCTCAGACGCAAGACGGAAACACGAACATCTTGAATAAACCGTTTAAAAGAAGGAACCTCGGAATACCCCTGCAACATACTAGAGAAATCTCTTCCTTGTAAAAATAGTTCATCAAACTCTTGGGAAAACTCATTTGCAGTCTGAATTAAGTTACGTTCAGAAGGATCCAATAAATGACTAATGAAATAAGTATGATCCGCCATTATACGAAGCCAAAATACATTTTCTTGTGCCTTAGTTCCCCCGCTTAAAGCTACTCTGCCATTTCTCATTTTTTCTAATAGACGCAGAAAATACTCCGCTTCACGCGCCATATGATCTAAGAACAGGGGAAAATTATAACCCGCTAATTTGCACTCGAGCATCCGATGTAATAAACCACGTTTATAAGTATAAAAGTCCTTTACTAAAACCTGAGCATCAGTAACGATCTCCATGAATTTCTTTTCATTTTGCACTCTTTCCGCGCGTACGCGCAAGGATTCGAATTCACGTTGAAAAGATTCGGCCTCATCAATTGAATCAGCATTCTCTTTAGGTAAACCAGACCTAATAAATATGGCATGCTCTTCCATGATTCGCAACCAAAACTTAACTTCTTCTACGTTGAGTGGTTCCAAGGGCTCAGGAACCATATAAGACATGTTTTGACGCGGCATAGCAACACTCCCTTTTTGCTCCCACTACATTTGTTACATTCTATGCCGCAACTTTGATTTCTGTTATAAAAAATTTTAAAAATAGTATTTTCTACGGAAATTTTATCTCACACCGATTAATACTCGTACCCATGCCGCTAAATTTCGTCTCATATTCTGTCATTACATTTCCTTGATAATCACTCTTATGCAAATCAAAAGTTACTTGATTTACCTCTAAATTACAAGCTGCAAACTGCTCTAATGAAAAATCAAATAAAGGTCTATTATCGGTCTTAAAGAATATTTCTCCGCCCTTTGCAAGTAATAGGCGATACTTGTCCAGAAAGTTGGCATGGGTTAAACGTCGTCTAGCATGCCGCGCCTTAGGCCATGGATCACAAAAGTTAATATAAAATCGATCTACCTCACCTGGAGCGAAAATATCTAATACTTGGTTAATATCAAAAACAAGCAGCCGAACATTAGTAAGGTTCTTTTCCCTTGCCTTTAGGGCCGCATAGTATAAAACATCTTGTTGGGCTTCAATTCCAATAAAATTAATTTCCGGATTTTCTTCCGCCAACTGGGTGATGAACTTCCCCTTACCTGTTCCAAGTTCAACATGCAAAGGCGCATTTCGACCAAAAACTTCATGCCAATGCCCTTTTCTATGCTCATGAACATTCGTTCTCTCCTGATCTGGCTTTCCATATGTACCATAGGGAATTTCTTTTATTACTACGATATCTTTATATTCTTCTAATGCCTCATCTACCCAAGGCTTTCTTCTTAGTCGCATTCCTATACCACCTATATCCTCTATTCTTTATCTAAACCAAATTTTTTCAAATATCTGTACAGCGTAACACGACTAACATCTAGCATATTCGCAAGACGACTAATGTTACCACCAGCAACCTTCCATGCCTCTACAAAGATCTCTTTATCTTCTTTCCAAGCAGAACTAATGCCAGTTTCACCAAGCAGGCTAATATCTTTCAGAGCAATTTTACTTCCTTCTGTATTAAAGAAGGCCTGCTCTACAACTCCTTGCAACTGTTTAATGTTACCAGGCCATTCATAAGACATCAAAAGCTCTTTTGCTTCGCTCAGGAGTTCCTTTACTGGCATATTATGCTGCTCCGCCAATTCTTCAATAATATGTTCAGCCAAGAGCGGAATGTCTTCACGCCGCGCCCGTAAAGGCGGGATGCGAATCATGCTTTTTGAGATGATCTCATACAGAGGTGCAAAGAAAACTCCCTTTTCCGTTAGGCGTTTCAAATCACTATCGCAGGCTGCAATGATACGAATATCAAAACTACGCTGTACATCTTCCCCTACGCGACGTAACTGGCGTTCTTTCAAACATTCAGCTAATTGGGAAGCTACATGCAGAGGCATTTTTTCAATTTCGTCTAAGAATAAAGTACCGCCATTAGCCAGCTCTAGCTTCCCTGGGCGGCTTTCATCCTTATATTCACCACTGCCAAATAATTCTTCCTCTAATACTTCTGGCAGTATATCACCGCACTTCAATGAAATGAGCGGACCTGCAGCTCTGACACTTGCTTGATGTATAGCATGGGCCATCCGTTGTTTACCAGTACCAGATTCGCCTTGCAATAATAGGTGATTGTTATTACGGGCTACTCTTCCTGCCTTTTCTTGCATTGTAATGAATACAGGAGTTTCTCCTACCATACTAGCAAGGCTATATCTGGCTTTGTAGCCAACAGCATGAGCAACTAGGGTTCTCAAATCCTCAATTGGCAAAGACACAGCAACAACACTGGTTACTACCTTCTCCTGCTCTAGAGGTATTACCGTGGTAATATCTTCGTATGTTTTTCGCTGGGTAATCCATGTCACTTCTTTATTATAGGATGGTATTCCTTTGAAACCTTTATACAAGGGTGTATGACGATAATTCAAGACCACATCATTTAGGTTCGCTACAATATCATTATTAACAGCATCAATCCCCGCCAAACGACTTTTCCCTAACTTATTACTATAGACAACATCGCCGCCTGGTACAATGTGATACACCGCAAAGGGTACGGAATCTAAAATCGCATGACGTGCCTCTAACTGGTCTAAGATAGTTAAATGCTGTTCCATAGAATATTTAATACTGAGCAGCAAAGATACCACTGCACTGTAGGGTAATGATTCTTGCTCAACTGACACAATTGTTACAATATATACTAACTGACCATCTACCATAATCGGCACAGAGCAGGCGTCACCATCCTGACATTCCTTAATCCACATCTCTGGACCAAATAGTAAGAAGGGTACCTTATGTTCATGAACAATACTAATGCTTGATGTTCCAATATCTTCTTCTGCCAATCTTGATCCTTCTAATTCTCCAGGGCTCTTTTGAAAAAATGGCAACGCATAATTTTTCATTACATAACACTCTTGGTCTAACAACAAAAGACTTAAGTTATATACATTGAAATGCTCCCTAGTTTGATTATACAAACCATTTAGATACTCCATCGCTGCATGATGTAAATGTTGTCTTCTAGCTAATTCTTCCTTGTTAAGCTTAATCAATTTAGGTAAGTCCTTTGAAGGAATACCTTGTTCCCGGCTTTTTTCCCAGGAATCGGCTACCCATGGGTGTACATTGGGGTCCATTACACCCGTACTAGTAAACTTTTCATAATAGGTTACAAGCTTTTCTTTACTGCGCCGCTCTCTTATCATATAAATCCTCCATGTGTCTTATCATATTTAGCATCTTAAATCATCAACGTTAGAACGTGCTTACTAAAAACACGCAGGAACAACAATGCAGATGAGTGTTTTTTATAGTACATAATAGAAAAATAATATCACACATTTAAGAAAAACTATAGTACTCTTACTATTATTGTCTCCATTTCCTAGTTTTTTAGGATCATTATCCTATTTCATAAAAAAAGACTTGGCTTAGGCCAAGTCCTCAGACGCAGGCAGAAGCCTTAGCCATTTACTTGGAATCAAGGAAGTATTATACTTTCTGATTCCGCAAAAAAATTGAGTAGGTTGACAATTTGCCGAACCTACTCAATCAAATCAAAATCACTACCTATTGATCAAGTACGATATTGATTTACGTCTTCACTAAAATGCTGAATAACCACTTTAAATTCACCAATTTTACTCATCATATCCTGCAATTTATCATTGTATACCTGAACCGATGCACTGACTTCCTCACTCGCAGCAGAATTTTCTTCTGAAATAGCTGCTAAGGATTCAATCTTTCCATATACCTGTCCAAGCCCTGTCATCTCATGTTCTAACTTTCCAATCATATCTACAATATTCGTAGCTACATTCTGCACATTACCTACATGACGACTATTGCTTGCTACCACTTCATTCAGTTGATGACTTTCTACTGCCAATACATCATATTCTTCTTCAATCATCGCTACGACACCGCTAATAATATCCATTAATACCTTTAAATCACTAGTAATACTATCGGAATGTTGATGAGATTGTTCCGCTAATTTGCGTACTTCTTCTGCTACAACGGCAAAGCCTCTTCCCTGCTCTCCTGCCCTTGCTGCCTCAATGGCTGCATTTAGTGCCAATAAATTGGTCTGGCCAGCAATCGCAGCTACCATGCCCGTAATTTCCGTAATCTTCGTAGCTTGTAATTGAAGATTTCCCGCCGACTTCTTTACCTCGGCAAATTTTTCTAAACTATGTTCTAATTTAGCACCAGATGCCTGTACTTCCCCAAAGCCATGATTGATTTCCGATACTGCTGCCTCGAGTTGTACTTTATTACGATTTTGCTCCACAACAAACTTTTTCAATGTATCTAAATTGCCACTTAAAATGCCAACTGCCTCTGTTGTTTCCACGGCCTGATTGCTAGCCGCTGTTGCCACATCATAGACAACACCAGAAATACTATGAGACGTCTCTGACATTTTATCAGCTAAGGTATTGAAAAGATCCGCAAAGCGGTTCATTTCATCTCCAGTGCCTTTAAATCCTACAAATTCCCGTTTTAAACGCTTCTTATACAAGGAAAGCCCTTGCATCAGATCTTCGAATTGATCATTTGTATGTAGTTTTGTTTCAAGGAAGTACTTTCTTTCTTGTATGTTCCCAATCTCTTTTTGAATAGAAGTAAAGGGTTTTAAAAGCAGAGCAGATGCAAAAGCTGCGAGCCCACCGCTAATAATTGCCGACCACAGAGGAATGGATGCCCCCATCATAGCTACTATGGCATCGACCACAACCGTTAACAAGGTTGCGGCCACACCGATTTTAACTGGTAAGCTTTTGATAAATCCAAAGGATAATAGCTTGTTAATACGGTATGTTTCGTGTTGAGTAATCGGATTTTCAAAGCAAATTTTTATTTTAACATGACCGGTAGACTTTTCAAGCACTTCTGTTTTGATCTTTTCTTTGAAATGCTCTGCAGCTCCGACAATAAGACCATTAAGGTACCCAAACATTCCCCTCTTGGAGCGATAACTAAAAACGGCCTCATATTCAGAGATCGGCTCAATTAAGATTTCTGGAGGATTAGCACCCGGTATTCGTTTTACCACTACAACATGTACATCATACATGGACCGCAAGAAAGAATATAAGTTTTCTTGCTGAAAAAATGCCGGATAAGCCTCTAAGAACGCTCTCACATTGTCCTTACCAATCGTTAACCATATTTCATCCTCTGATTTTCCTGAAGATGTGGCTAAAGTCCCAATGAACTTTCGAACCTCACTATCTTCAATATCTTCAGTAGGCCCTACAATCCGGTCCTTTGCCCATCCTGCACTTTGCATGGCCTTACCAACTAATTCCGGACCCCACATATTTCTTGCAGTGCCAACCCATGTAGCAACAACTGTCCCTTTAATAACCATCACCCCATCAAGATTGTAATAATCTTCTATTTTATCTTTTACTTTTTATTTCGCTATTTATTTCCATTTTCCTGCCCAGATTATATTAATTATCATTTAAAAAGCATTGTTAAAAAAGGTCAGCATATGCCGACCTAAACACCCTCGATCTCTCTATAAAATTTTTCATACAATGCTACACTCTCTTGTGCACTGTGGTTTATTTGTAAAAAGGCACGAATTACTCGAGGATCAAATTGAGTTCCACTGTTTCTTACTAATTCAGCCATAGCCTCTTCATATGGTCGCCCCTTGCGATAGGGTCTATCACTAATCATGGCTTCAAATGCATCGGCAACAGAACATATCCTTGCCAATAAGGGAATGGCATCACCCTTCAAGCCATTAGGATACCCCTTACCATCAAATCGTTCTTGATGATATAAGGCAATCCGAGCTGCCTCCCGCAAATATTCGGCACCTTGCAAAATTTGATATCCAATGATCGGATGCTGCTTTATCTTTTCATATTCTTCTGCTGTTAAATTTCCTTCCTTAAGTAAAATATCATCACTAATCGCTAACTTACCAATGTCGTGAAGCAATGTTCCCCAATGAAGATATAAAAGTTCGTTTTCAGAAAGCTTCATCTCTCGCCCAATCTCTAAGGCAATATTATTGACAGCTAGGGAATGATTCGCAGTACCGCTTTCCCTTTTCTCAAGGGCACTAAAAAAGGCGCGAATCGTAACATCATAAGCATGAACTAGCTCCTGATTCGCCTCCCTTAAACGACTCGTGGCGACCTCTACTTTCCGGCGTAAAGAATAAACAAACAATACGACTATACCAATCAAAACAATTGCTCCAAAAACACCCCAAGTAATAAACTCCATAAGACGAGGATTACCAAAAATTTCTCGAAGAAAATAATTTTCACCAAACCACTTATCCTGCAATTGCTTGAGTTTACCTGTTTTCTTTAAATGATCAATTCCAACATTTAGATTTGATAGTAGGACAGTGTTTCCTTTTGGTACTCCTAATGAATAAGAATTCACAGCTAGCGGGGTTCCAACAACCTTGATATTACCATGTAAATTATGCTGATTGATCCAGTACATACCTATAAAGTAACTACCTACAACAGCATCCAATTCACCTTCTGACAGAGCCTTCAATGCATCTTTTTGATTTGTATACCGATTTAAGTGCAGGTTAGGAAGATGGCTCTTCAAAAAATCCTCGCCAAAATCTCCACGCTGTACTCCCACTCGGCGATTCACCAAATCATTTGCAGATCTGATTAAAAAATTACTCCGCATTGTAAAAATAACGAGCCGAGTTTCCAAGTATGGCTCGGTGAAATCAAAAAATTTTTCTCGTTCTGGCGTATCCACAACACCAATTAATATGTCGCCCTTGCCTTGCGCCACGTTCTCTTTGGCATTGTCCCAATCTAGTAACATAATATCAAAGGTACCAGCGCCCTCATTTTCTAATAGATGAATAAAATCAACATCATAACCATCTTGCTGTCCCATCTCATTAACAAATACCAAAGGAGGATGTGCATTATCGCCAAAGGCTCTGTATGTATCATTTCGATTCGCGAACCCCCAGGTAGGCTGGAGTAAAATTAATAATCCTAGCGTCATAGTACTTATCTTCCTTGCTAATGACACAATTTTTATCCTCCTATATGGATAAGACCTATCCATCCCTTATCTTATAAAATAATGAATCCCAATTATCGTAAAGTAGA
The sequence above is a segment of the Pelosinus sp. IPA-1 genome. Coding sequences within it:
- the trmB gene encoding tRNA (guanosine(46)-N7)-methyltransferase TrmB, producing the protein MRLRRKPWVDEALEEYKDIVVIKEIPYGTYGKPDQERTNVHEHRKGHWHEVFGRNAPLHVELGTGKGKFITQLAEENPEINFIGIEAQQDVLYYAALKAREKNLTNVRLLVFDINQVLDIFAPGEVDRFYINFCDPWPKARHARRRLTHANFLDKYRLLLAKGGEIFFKTDNRPLFDFSLEQFAACNLEVNQVTFDLHKSDYQGNVMTEYETKFSGMGTSINRCEIKFP
- a CDS encoding sigma 54-interacting transcriptional regulator, which produces MIRERRSKEKLVTYYEKFTSTGVMDPNVHPWVADSWEKSREQGIPSKDLPKLIKLNKEELARRQHLHHAAMEYLNGLYNQTREHFNVYNLSLLLLDQECYVMKNYALPFFQKSPGELEGSRLAEEDIGTSSISIVHEHKVPFLLFGPEMWIKECQDGDACSVPIMVDGQLVYIVTIVSVEQESLPYSAVVSLLLSIKYSMEQHLTILDQLEARHAILDSVPFAVYHIVPGGDVVYSNKLGKSRLAGIDAVNNDIVANLNDVVLNYRHTPLYKGFKGIPSYNKEVTWITQRKTYEDITTVIPLEQEKVVTSVVAVSLPIEDLRTLVAHAVGYKARYSLASMVGETPVFITMQEKAGRVARNNNHLLLQGESGTGKQRMAHAIHQASVRAAGPLISLKCGDILPEVLEEELFGSGEYKDESRPGKLELANGGTLFLDEIEKMPLHVASQLAECLKERQLRRVGEDVQRSFDIRIIAACDSDLKRLTEKGVFFAPLYEIISKSMIRIPPLRARREDIPLLAEHIIEELAEQHNMPVKELLSEAKELLMSYEWPGNIKQLQGVVEQAFFNTEGSKIALKDISLLGETGISSAWKEDKEIFVEAWKVAGGNISRLANMLDVSRVTLYRYLKKFGLDKE
- a CDS encoding DUF2935 domain-containing protein — protein: MPRQNMSYMVPEPLEPLNVEEVKFWLRIMEEHAIFIRSGLPKENADSIDEAESFQREFESLRVRAERVQNEKKFMEIVTDAQVLVKDFYTYKRGLLHRMLECKLAGYNFPLFLDHMAREAEYFLRLLEKMRNGRVALSGGTKAQENVFWLRIMADHTYFISHLLDPSERNLIQTANEFSQEFDELFLQGRDFSSMLQGYSEVPSFKRFIQDVRVSVLRLRDFKRAAQDMIEECRLVGLIPALLADHVRREAEHFLLILTMMEKGVVKNMAVASLEDIGETPLMETIIDTNDNCKIPTLMKPGRDEDFTEEVREPEPEPVLEPKVEVEIVTNEKVNSKIKMSKEPKFNKPESMGKAFQAKEVVKAEVILQEENVNPVMEKAESKTSDVKYKWSGKWPRQLGKKPE
- a CDS encoding transporter substrate-binding domain-containing protein, coding for MSLARKISTMTLGLLILLQPTWGFANRNDTYRAFGDNAHPPLVFVNEMGQQDGYDVDFIHLLENEGAGTFDIMLLDWDNAKENVAQGKGDILIGVVDTPEREKFFDFTEPYLETRLVIFTMRSNFLIRSANDLVNRRVGVQRGDFGEDFLKSHLPNLHLNRYTNQKDALKALSEGELDAVVGSYFIGMYWINQHNLHGNIKVVGTPLAVNSYSLGVPKGNTVLLSNLNVGIDHLKKTGKLKQLQDKWFGENYFLREIFGNPRLMEFITWGVFGAIVLIGIVVLFVYSLRRKVEVATSRLREANQELVHAYDVTIRAFFSALEKRESGTANHSLAVNNIALEIGREMKLSENELLYLHWGTLLHDIGKLAISDDILLKEGNLTAEEYEKIKQHPIIGYQILQGAEYLREAARIALYHQERFDGKGYPNGLKGDAIPLLARICSVADAFEAMISDRPYRKGRPYEEAMAELVRNSGTQFDPRVIRAFLQINHSAQESVALYEKFYREIEGV
- a CDS encoding heme NO-binding domain-containing protein, translating into MVIKGTVVATWVGTARNMWGPELVGKAMQSAGWAKDRIVGPTEDIEDSEVRKFIGTLATSSGKSEDEIWLTIGKDNVRAFLEAYPAFFQQENLYSFLRSMYDVHVVVVKRIPGANPPEILIEPISEYEAVFSYRSKRGMFGYLNGLIVGAAEHFKEKIKTEVLEKSTGHVKIKICFENPITQHETYRINKLLSFGFIKSLPVKIGVAATLLTVVVDAIVAMMGASIPLWSAIISGGLAAFASALLLKPFTSIQKEIGNIQERKYFLETKLHTNDQFEDLMQGLSLYKKRLKREFVGFKGTGDEMNRFADLFNTLADKMSETSHSISGVVYDVATAASNQAVETTEAVGILSGNLDTLKKFVVEQNRNKVQLEAAVSEINHGFGEVQASGAKLEHSLEKFAEVKKSAGNLQLQATKITEITGMVAAIAGQTNLLALNAAIEAARAGEQGRGFAVVAEEVRKLAEQSHQHSDSITSDLKVLMDIISGVVAMIEEEYDVLAVESHQLNEVVASNSRHVGNVQNVATNIVDMIGKLEHEMTGLGQVYGKIESLAAISEENSAASEEVSASVQVYNDKLQDMMSKIGEFKVVIQHFSEDVNQYRT